Proteins from a genomic interval of Pogoniulus pusillus isolate bPogPus1 chromosome 30, bPogPus1.pri, whole genome shotgun sequence:
- the CCDC117 gene encoding coiled-coil domain-containing protein 117 isoform X1, which translates to MATTAPLRPQQRLRTARAPPPPGTTTPAAPRGLPPPGTTAPIVPSPAFSKRGERPGKDLGTGDVVRLRARPGPAEMAALGRSCQGIPSGPAVEFPQVPAMAPDRHGPAAAVRDDPQPGAFGHGRLQPPMVIMAGNGNDGGDGGGGSSGLYLQSSFDVASLAALGSYNEGLPVAPVGSFTSATRPHGLHLQPGHGHVSVRCGKKHKLEEEAEGCPVRKKRLTGAKNCPLNPSTEEWILCAGQEAAGEVASHCGGSGPGPAMLEIPCEEMDQTMGEQQCEVARRKLQEIEDRIIDEDEEVHADGSVSNLPTLILSDTLKKGMKRDFGEVLTKKIIESMSRPSMELVLWKPLPEFLTDKLKSVSVKNMKEQSTEGCQAKQSAPRAAFDPQTDTFPESQQTAMSPDPYALLGISGCAEEEMEL; encoded by the exons ATGGCCACCACAGCCCCACTCCGGCCCCAGCAAAGACTACGCACGGcccgcgccccgccgccgcccgggACTACAACTCCCGCCGCGCCCCGCGGGCTGCCGCCGCCCGGGACTACAGCTCCCATCGTGCCCTCGCCCGCTTTCTCCAAGCGCGGCGAAAGGCCTGGAAAGGACCTGGGCACTGGCGACGTCGTTCGGCTccgggcccggcccggcccggcg GAAATGGCAGCGCTGGGCAGATCCTGTCAGGGCATCCCCTCCGGCCCCGCCGTGGAGTTCCCCCAGGTCCCCGCCATGGCCCCTGACCGTCACGGCCCGGCGGCAGCTGTGCGGGACGACCCGCAGCCCGGAGCCTTCGGCCACGGCCGTCTGCAGCCGCCCATGGTAATAATGGCAGGGAACGGAAACGATGGCGGCGACGGCGGCGGCGGTTCCTCCGGCCTGTACCTGCAAAGCAGCTTCGACGTTGCCTCCCTGGCTGCGCTCGGGAGTTACAACGAGGGGCTGCCGGTGGCCCCGGTGGGCTCCTTCACCAGTGCGACACGCCCGCACGGCCTGCACCTGCAGCCGGGCCACGGCCA TGTCTCTGTTCGCTGTGGAAAGAAGCATAAGCTAGAAGAAGAGGCAGAAGG TTGTCCTGTGcggaagaagaggctgacagGAGCCAAAAATTGCCCTTTGAATCCCAGCACTGAAGAATGGATTCTCTGTGCAGgtcaggaggcagctggggaggtaGCAAGTCATTGTGGTGGCAGCGGTCCTGGACCTGCCATGTTAGAAATTCCCTGTGAAGAAATGGATCAGACAATGGGGGAACAGCAATGCGAGGTTGCTCGCAGGAAGCTTCAGGAGATTGAGGACAG GATAATTGATGAAGATGAGGAAGTTCATGCTGATGGAAGTGTTAGCAATCTGCCCACTCTTATCCTGTCAGATACCCTTAAAAAAGGGATGAAGAGGGATTTTGGTGAAGTCCTGACaaagaaaataatagaatcTAT GAGCCGTCCCTCGATGGAGCTGGTGCTTTGGAAACCTCTTCCTGAATTTCTCACAGATAAACTGAAGTCTGTTTCTGTTAAGAACATGAAGGAGCAAAGTACAGAAGGGTGTCAAGCTAAACAGTCAGCACCAAGAGCTGCTTTTGACCCACAAACTGACACATTCCCTGAATCACAACAGACTGCCATGTCTCCAGATCCATATGCTCTTTTGGGAATCTCTGGGTGTGCAGAAGAAGAAATGGAGTTGTAG
- the CCDC117 gene encoding coiled-coil domain-containing protein 117 isoform X2 — translation MATTAPLRPQQRLRTARAPPPPGTTTPAAPRGLPPPGTTAPIVPSPAFSKRGERPGKDLGTGDVVRLRARPGPAEMAALGRSCQGIPSGPAVEFPQVPAMAPDRHGPAAAVRDDPQPGAFGHGRLQPPMVIMAGNGNDGGDGGGGSSGLYLQSSFDVASLAALGSYNEGLPVAPVGSFTSATRPHGLHLQPGHGHVSVRCGKKHKLEEEAEGCPVRKKRLTGAKNCPLNPSTEEWILCAGQEAAGEVASHCGGSGPGPAMLEIPCEEMDQTMGEQQCEVARRKLQEIEDRSRPSMELVLWKPLPEFLTDKLKSVSVKNMKEQSTEGCQAKQSAPRAAFDPQTDTFPESQQTAMSPDPYALLGISGCAEEEMEL, via the exons ATGGCCACCACAGCCCCACTCCGGCCCCAGCAAAGACTACGCACGGcccgcgccccgccgccgcccgggACTACAACTCCCGCCGCGCCCCGCGGGCTGCCGCCGCCCGGGACTACAGCTCCCATCGTGCCCTCGCCCGCTTTCTCCAAGCGCGGCGAAAGGCCTGGAAAGGACCTGGGCACTGGCGACGTCGTTCGGCTccgggcccggcccggcccggcg GAAATGGCAGCGCTGGGCAGATCCTGTCAGGGCATCCCCTCCGGCCCCGCCGTGGAGTTCCCCCAGGTCCCCGCCATGGCCCCTGACCGTCACGGCCCGGCGGCAGCTGTGCGGGACGACCCGCAGCCCGGAGCCTTCGGCCACGGCCGTCTGCAGCCGCCCATGGTAATAATGGCAGGGAACGGAAACGATGGCGGCGACGGCGGCGGCGGTTCCTCCGGCCTGTACCTGCAAAGCAGCTTCGACGTTGCCTCCCTGGCTGCGCTCGGGAGTTACAACGAGGGGCTGCCGGTGGCCCCGGTGGGCTCCTTCACCAGTGCGACACGCCCGCACGGCCTGCACCTGCAGCCGGGCCACGGCCA TGTCTCTGTTCGCTGTGGAAAGAAGCATAAGCTAGAAGAAGAGGCAGAAGG TTGTCCTGTGcggaagaagaggctgacagGAGCCAAAAATTGCCCTTTGAATCCCAGCACTGAAGAATGGATTCTCTGTGCAGgtcaggaggcagctggggaggtaGCAAGTCATTGTGGTGGCAGCGGTCCTGGACCTGCCATGTTAGAAATTCCCTGTGAAGAAATGGATCAGACAATGGGGGAACAGCAATGCGAGGTTGCTCGCAGGAAGCTTCAGGAGATTGAGGACAG GAGCCGTCCCTCGATGGAGCTGGTGCTTTGGAAACCTCTTCCTGAATTTCTCACAGATAAACTGAAGTCTGTTTCTGTTAAGAACATGAAGGAGCAAAGTACAGAAGGGTGTCAAGCTAAACAGTCAGCACCAAGAGCTGCTTTTGACCCACAAACTGACACATTCCCTGAATCACAACAGACTGCCATGTCTCCAGATCCATATGCTCTTTTGGGAATCTCTGGGTGTGCAGAAGAAGAAATGGAGTTGTAG
- the XBP1 gene encoding X-box-binding protein 1 isoform X2: MAALPATAAPRLLLISGKAAQPSGPAAGRQLSVVLPAGAPSSPTGLEAPQPARKRQRLTHLSPEEKALRRKLKNRVAAQSARDRKKARMTELEQQVVELEEENQKLLLENQLLRERTCNLTLENRELRCRLGLDALKMEENESKQVQAQQSPFLITSTWILMAVMLQTQSLICSWAFWTVWTKTCFSDTLIRSQPACKSWKKRSVEKQIPYHPPPLLLWGPHQPSWRPLMN, translated from the exons ATGGCGGCGTTGCCCGCTACCGCGGCTCCCCGGCTGCTTCTCATCTCTGGCAAAGCGGCTCAACCCTCCGGTCCCGCGGCGGGTCGGCAGCTCTCCGTTGTCCTGCCAGCAGGAGCCCCCTCTAGTCCCACGGGCCTGGAGGCCCCGCAGCCGGCCCGCAAGCGGCAGCGGCTCACCCATCTGAGCCCGGAGGAGAAGGCGCTGCGCAG GAAGCTGAAGAACCGCGTAGCGGCCCAGAGCGCCCGGGACAGGAAGAAGGCGCGGATGacggagctggagcagcaggtggtggaactggaggaggag aatcagaagctgctgctggaaaaccAGCTCCTGCGGGAGAGGACGTGTAACCTCACCCTGGAAAACCGGGAGCTCCGCTGCCGCCTAGGCCTGGATGCTCTGAAGATGGAGGAGAACGAATCTAAG caggtgcAGGCCCAGCAGTCACCATTTCTGATAACTTCCACGTGGATTCTCATGGCAGTAATGCTTCAGACTCAGAG TCTAATCTGCTCTTGGGCTTTCTGGACAGTCTGGACCAAGACATGTTTCTCAGATACACTGATCCGGAGTCAACCTGCCTGCAAAAGCTGGAAGAAGAGATCTGTGGAGAAACAAATTCCATAccatcctccccctctcctcctttggGGTCCCCATCAGCCAAGCTGGAGGCCATTAATGAACTGA
- the XBP1 gene encoding X-box-binding protein 1 isoform X1, whose amino-acid sequence MAALPATAAPRLLLISGKAAQPSGPAAGRQLSVVLPAGAPSSPTGLEAPQPARKRQRLTHLSPEEKALRRKLKNRVAAQSARDRKKARMTELEQQVVELEEENQKLLLENQLLRERTCNLTLENRELRCRLGLDALKMEENESKFVKESQVDEIRLVTGSAESAALRLRVPLQQVQAQQSPFLITSTWILMAVMLQTQSLICSWAFWTVWTKTCFSDTLIRSQPACKSWKKRSVEKQIPYHPPPLLLWGPHQPSWRPLMN is encoded by the exons ATGGCGGCGTTGCCCGCTACCGCGGCTCCCCGGCTGCTTCTCATCTCTGGCAAAGCGGCTCAACCCTCCGGTCCCGCGGCGGGTCGGCAGCTCTCCGTTGTCCTGCCAGCAGGAGCCCCCTCTAGTCCCACGGGCCTGGAGGCCCCGCAGCCGGCCCGCAAGCGGCAGCGGCTCACCCATCTGAGCCCGGAGGAGAAGGCGCTGCGCAG GAAGCTGAAGAACCGCGTAGCGGCCCAGAGCGCCCGGGACAGGAAGAAGGCGCGGATGacggagctggagcagcaggtggtggaactggaggaggag aatcagaagctgctgctggaaaaccAGCTCCTGCGGGAGAGGACGTGTAACCTCACCCTGGAAAACCGGGAGCTCCGCTGCCGCCTAGGCCTGGATGCTCTGAAGATGGAGGAGAACGAATCTAAG TTTGTGAAGGAATCACAGGTGGATGAGATTAGGTTGGTGACCGGGTCCGCTGAGTCCGCAGCACTCAGACTACGtgttcctctgcagcaggtgcAGGCCCAGCAGTCACCATTTCTGATAACTTCCACGTGGATTCTCATGGCAGTAATGCTTCAGACTCAGAG TCTAATCTGCTCTTGGGCTTTCTGGACAGTCTGGACCAAGACATGTTTCTCAGATACACTGATCCGGAGTCAACCTGCCTGCAAAAGCTGGAAGAAGAGATCTGTGGAGAAACAAATTCCATAccatcctccccctctcctcctttggGGTCCCCATCAGCCAAGCTGGAGGCCATTAATGAACTGA